One window from the genome of Thermococcus siculi encodes:
- a CDS encoding NADH-quinone oxidoreductase subunit B family protein produces the protein MAIKVPANGGNTAGSNPSEREMLEREISKLCKYIGRSPWVFHVNSGSCNGCDIEIIAALTPRYDAERFGVKLVGTPRHADVLLVTGPVTDQSIERVKLVYEQTPDPKVVMAIGACPTGGSVFFESPFTNAPLDKHIPVDVFVPGCPPRPEAILYGVVLALQKLIKKIEGGME, from the coding sequence ATGGCGATCAAAGTTCCCGCCAACGGAGGCAACACGGCAGGTTCGAACCCGTCGGAGCGCGAGATGTTGGAGAGGGAGATATCAAAGCTCTGCAAATACATAGGGCGCTCACCCTGGGTCTTCCACGTGAACTCCGGGAGCTGCAACGGGTGCGACATCGAGATCATAGCGGCCCTAACGCCACGCTACGATGCCGAGAGGTTCGGAGTAAAGCTGGTCGGAACGCCGAGGCACGCGGACGTGCTCCTCGTCACCGGCCCGGTAACAGACCAGAGCATTGAGAGGGTAAAGCTCGTCTACGAGCAGACACCCGACCCAAAGGTCGTCATGGCAATCGGAGCGTGCCCGACCGGTGGAAGTGTCTTCTTCGAGAGCCCGTTCACCAACGCGCCCCTGGACAAGCACATACCGGTCGACGTCTTCGTTCCGGGCTGCCCGCCGAGGCCGGAAGCGATACTCTACGGCGTTGTGCTGGCGCTCCAGAAGCTGATAAAGAAAATTGAGGGGGGTATGGAATGA